TTTCGCATTCACGGGAATTCCGGTTTCGACGTAGTCGTTCAAACCGGTTTGCCTCTCAATGGAAATGAGCGCGCCGATCCTGCGCTTCGCCATGTAGCCGACCGCTTTGACGATCGCGTCGATTGAACGTTCAATGTCCTCCTGGCCCGGAGTTGGCCGCGAAAAAAAACCGCCGCGTCCAAGCTGTTCAAGCGCCCGCCGCAGTTCCGGCTGAAAAATGATGATGATCGCCAGAAAACCGTAAGTAATGGCATACTGAAGCAGCCAATGCAGCGTTACCAGGCCCAGTTCTCCGCTCAAATAAGAAACGACGATAATGACGACAATTCCTTTAAGCAGCTGTACGGCCTTTGTGCCTCGAATCACCATGATCAAGCGGTAAATGATATAGGTTACAAGCAGTATATCGACAATCTCGACAAGATAGCTTCCAATGGGATTATAATCGCCGAGTTGAAGCATTAAGCATCCCCCAGATCTGAATCCAACGCCAAATTATTGGTCTCCACATCTCAACATTATATCACAGAGGACGTCCCACAATCTCGCGAGAGGAGGCAAATCCAGTAAACAACTGTTTGATTTGGTACCAGAGCCACTCAAACAAGGCGTTCACTTCCTCGATTTCTCCGGTCACCTGTCCAGCAGAGGCCAAGTACTCCTTTCCGTTGATCACGGTCACGTCCCCAAGCACTTTGCCTTCAATTCTTACATCGCTGTTGCGAACAACCAAATCCCCGCGAATCACTACGCCCTTCGGAACGATTACTTCCTCGCCTCCGGTAATCACATGTCCGGAACCGCGTACGGCGACCTGCTGAGGTCCTTGCCAGAGCGAAAACAAATAACCCGACATGAATAAAAGAAACAAAGCCGCCGCGGTCAGAACCGGGTGCTGTTGAAACCAGCGCTTCGCTTTCAACGTTCTTTTCTCATTCGGCATCCGCTCGATGATCTTATCTTTCAGATCGCCGGGCGCTTTCACGCTTGAGGTGCTTCTCATGAGGGCTTCCGTTCTCTTCAGTTGTTCATAGTGTTCGCGGCATTCGGGACATCCCTTGAGATGCTGCGTCAAATCCCTTTTATCCTTATCATCGGCATCTTCGTCCAAAACTTTATGCATCAATTGGACAATTTCCGGTTTGCATCCCACCGTGCTCACCTCAATTCTGTTCCGGATTCAAGCGTTTTCGCAAAGCTTCGCGGCCGCGGTGAATTCGCGTCTTCACGGTTGCCAACGGGAGATTCAAAATTTCCGCGATCTCCTTGAGCGACAAATCTTCGATGTATTTTAACACGATCGCGGCGCGGTATTTCGGAGGAAGCTGCATGATTTCGCCATGCAGCCGCTCCTTTAATTCGGTTTCGACCGCTTCCTCTTCGGGAAGCCATCCGTCGGATGCGAGTTGAGTATACATCGTCATCCCGTCGGTGCCTGATATTTCGGCGTCGAGAGAATAGTCGGGTTTCTTCTTGCGCAGGCGATCGATCGTTACGTTGGTCGCTATACGAAACAGCCAGGACGAAAATTTCTTATCGGCTTGGTAGCTGTCCAAGTTCAAGTAAGCGCGCAAAAACGTTTCTTGGGTAAGATCTTCGGCCTCTTGGCGATTGCCGATCAGCCGGTAACAAATGCTGTACACTTTATTTTGATAAAGATCAATCAAATCCCCAAACGCGTTTTGATCGCCTTTCTGAACGTCAAGTATGATTCGGTTCACGATTTCTTTCATCCCATGCCCCCCGCCCGTGCGGTAATATTGCATACGATACAGCGCAAAAAAAGTTTCAACTCGATTGTAGCACGGGCTGTGTGAAAAATTCTCTTGTTTTTCAAAAAAATGACTGAAATGAAGTTTTGTCCATCAAAAAATCGGGAAATACTGATTTTTACGGGGAGGGTATAATATGAGGAATCGCGATCAACATTTACAAGAAATTGAACAGTTGCGAAGGGAATTAAACCGACTTGGTTGGCGCCTTCCTTTGTTTTCCGAGGAAATTGTAAAATCGTCTCAGAAACTCGACCGCTTGTTGAATGCTTTCGAAAAAGAAAAACTATATACGAAAAGCACCCTTTAATTCATAAAAGGATGCTCTTCGGTTCTTATTTCAACTTTTCTCCAAACAAGGAACCAATTAACGCTACCGCCGCCTCGGCGGTTTTATTTTTCTCATCCAAAATCGGGTTCACTTCGACGAACTCGGTTGAGGTGATGATTCCCGATTCGGCGAGCATTTCCATCGCCAAATGGCTTTCACGGTAGTTGATGCCTCCGGTTACCGGCGTACCGACTCCAGGCGCGTCATGAGGGTCGAGTCCGTCGAGATCCAGGCTCAAGTGGACACCATCGGTCCGCTCTTTCAAATAAGTGATAGACTCGTCGATCACTTGCGTCATGCCGAGCCGGTCGATTTCGTGCATCGTGTACACGCGAATGCCTTTTTCGCGAATCAACGCTTTTTCGCCGTCATCGAGTGAGCGTGCCCCGATAATGACTAAATTCTCCGGTTTCACTTTGGGTGCGTAGCCCCCAATTTGGATCAACGACTCGTGTCCGATGCCGAGGCTCGCCGCCAGCGGCATGCCGTGAATGTTTCCGCTCGGCGAAGTTTCCGCCGTGTTCAAGTCGCCGTGCGCGTCGTACCAAATGACGCCAAGATTCTTGAAATGCTTCGAAACCCCTGCCAACGTACCGATTGCAATGCTATGATCACCGCCGAGCACGAGCGTGTGCCGTTCCTTTTGCATCTCGGCGTCAATCGTCTGTGCCAATTTTTCATTCGCTTCTGTGACTTGTTTCAAATTTTTTAAATTGCTGTTTTCAGACTCCCGTTCGTCGGACCTCGGCCGCCCGATCTCAATGTCTCCGAGATCTTCAATGTCGTAACCGAGTTTCTCGAGACGCTGAACGACGCCGGCATACCGAATCGCGCTCGGACCCATGTCGACACCGCGCCGGGCTTGTCCCAAATCCATCGGGACGCCGATAATGGAAACTTGTCTATCCATCGTTTGTTTTCGCCTCCTTATCTTCTGCGTCTACTGTAGCGTGTTCGAACATGATGGTTCAACACGACAAGATTTTGCATAGTTATTCATCCGTGCATAAAATGTTTGTCCCTTCTTTCTTCTTTCCCAAAAACCGCCCGTTTCAATCCTAATCAAAGGGACCGTCCGCTACAAAAGTAAGCGGGGAAACGATATAATAAAAGAGAACACGCACGTATTGTTTCCAAACCATCGATTTTGAGAGCGATTTTTCACTAAACGAAGGGGGCAAGCGGCCTTTGAATATTCCTGCCGAAACGATTCAACATAAAAAACTTTCGACAAGCCAGATTTTCCGAAGAGCGTTGTTTGTTCCAATCGGAGCGTTTCTCGAAGCCGTCGCACTTGAGGTATTTCTCGTTCCGAACGAGATCATTGACGGCGGCATCGTCGGCATTTCCATTATTTTATCGTATTTGTTCCACGTTCAACTCGGTTTCTTGTTGTTCCTGCTAAACCTTCCATTCTTCTTCCTCGGCTACAAGCAAATGGGCAAAACTTTTGCGATCATTACGATGTTCGGCATCACGTCGTTATCCCTTTTCACTTTCATGTTGGAGACCGTTCCGAAATTAACGAACGACCCGCTTTTGGCAGCCGTTTTTGGCGGAATCATCCTCGGCATCGGCGTCGGTATCGTTATCCGTAACGGGGGAACGTCGGACGGAA
This region of Bacillales bacterium genomic DNA includes:
- the cdaA gene encoding diadenylate cyclase CdaA, translated to MLQLGDYNPIGSYLVEIVDILLVTYIIYRLIMVIRGTKAVQLLKGIVVIIVVSYLSGELGLVTLHWLLQYAITYGFLAIIIIFQPELRRALEQLGRGGFFSRPTPGQEDIERSIDAIVKAVGYMAKRRIGALISIERQTGLNDYVETGIPVNAKLTYQLLVNIFIPNTPLHDGAVIINENEVLAAACYLPLSESPFISKELGTRHRAALGISEVTDCLTLVVSEETGGISLTKNGELHRDLEEETLKELLKQELLAASKSISSTRWNWRGKQHG
- a CDS encoding zf-HC2 domain-containing protein, with translation MGCKPEIVQLMHKVLDEDADDKDKRDLTQHLKGCPECREHYEQLKRTEALMRSTSSVKAPGDLKDKIIERMPNEKRTLKAKRWFQQHPVLTAAALFLLFMSGYLFSLWQGPQQVAVRGSGHVITGGEEVIVPKGVVIRGDLVVRNSDVRIEGKVLGDVTVINGKEYLASAGQVTGEIEEVNALFEWLWYQIKQLFTGFASSREIVGRPL
- the sigW gene encoding RNA polymerase sigma factor SigW, translated to MKEIVNRIILDVQKGDQNAFGDLIDLYQNKVYSICYRLIGNRQEAEDLTQETFLRAYLNLDSYQADKKFSSWLFRIATNVTIDRLRKKKPDYSLDAEISGTDGMTMYTQLASDGWLPEEEAVETELKERLHGEIMQLPPKYRAAIVLKYIEDLSLKEIAEILNLPLATVKTRIHRGREALRKRLNPEQN
- a CDS encoding aspartyl-phosphate phosphatase Spo0E family protein; this encodes MRNRDQHLQEIEQLRRELNRLGWRLPLFSEEIVKSSQKLDRLLNAFEKEKLYTKSTL
- the rocF gene encoding arginase is translated as MDRQVSIIGVPMDLGQARRGVDMGPSAIRYAGVVQRLEKLGYDIEDLGDIEIGRPRSDERESENSNLKNLKQVTEANEKLAQTIDAEMQKERHTLVLGGDHSIAIGTLAGVSKHFKNLGVIWYDAHGDLNTAETSPSGNIHGMPLAASLGIGHESLIQIGGYAPKVKPENLVIIGARSLDDGEKALIREKGIRVYTMHEIDRLGMTQVIDESITYLKERTDGVHLSLDLDGLDPHDAPGVGTPVTGGINYRESHLAMEMLAESGIITSTEFVEVNPILDEKNKTAEAAVALIGSLFGEKLK